In Plasmodium falciparum 3D7 genome assembly, chromosome: 6, the genomic window GAATTTTtacattaaataattattatacaataaaattaaaataaaaaacctTATTACCTATTAATCGTATTGTTATTGATTACCAATGATTTATATGTTATgaaaatgttttaaatatattatattatatctaaAGCAAACAATgtgtgtttatattttaaacagTAAGatgttttcttttgtttttttgttaaatattatatcttataaaattaatgtttattttattgttgtTTTAACTtaaattaaacaaaaatatgacaataatttcataatatgaaaaataaagtaaatttaacattgtatataaaaatatatattctataaatatatatgttatcatattttcaaatatcaatgataatataaattacagAATTTTCTGATTTCATAAACAAATGGATGTtaatacaatattattatgttaatCAAATTCATAATGAGTAAAATAGATATTACATGtttgtttttaattattataaattttttatataacatatatatttaaaaatacataaatatattcttcaaACATCATCGTTAAGAGCCAGAATTATAACATTTTCCCGGAATATATtgaattcatataatatatataattacttttcatttatattaaaagttaaaatatattaatttaaatttgaaaaaaaaaaacacatttttaaaaaattttaaagagttcatatttttcatagaAAAACATAatccaaaaaaataattcatattacATTCTTTACATTAAAATATCACACAatagaaaattaaaataatgtatgtataataaatataataatagtatattaTAAGAATCTTACTATCTGtaagttataaatataatatacttgtataacatataaaaatacataaaactataaaaacatagtattttattatatatataatttttcatttgtataactgctttgtttttgttttttgttgttttttaatattaaatataaatatttttatatcataataatataatttagtactttaataataaataaatatttaaaatgcttttaaatatatttctacaaaataaaaataataataatattaaacttAGTAACAACGTAGATAAATTAGAGAGATCGTATAACATACAACAAATTTTACAACAAAatcaaataacaaaaaatagaagatacataattaatttattagcatatatatatactattagTTTAAAAAgattgtatataatttattatgatcCAGAATATTTGTTgttaattgtttttataatgCAATATTACAAACATATATGTTTGAATAAGTATTTcacatatatttcatatatatgttttaaaatggtattatatatatatatcatatgcaACTTCTAAAATTATGCTTTTACAcatttgtaaataatttacaaCACAAGAATACGTTGTATTGTTACTATAGCATAAAGTGTTAggcaaaattattaaaagaaaaaaacaattaccattataatttattgtgttgatataaaattaaatttcattaaaaattaaagaaaaaattataaaaaatataaaatgttttgataaatttttttatattaatttttttacatttttttttttttttgtaataaataaaagtgcAAATATGGTTccactataaaaaaaaatatatatatattaacatcatgggaaaataattgttaattatataaaataaattataataatattttagatTAAACATAttgaaataatttattaaataaaataaaacattttatgtgatttttttagttataatttttatcataaaataatataggtatcacaataaaaatgaaaatccatgatattaatatattattgtttgcgcttccattaaatatattggtaaTACCATGTTacatatgtattaaataaaaattgatataattataatataatataatataatatatatatattacgataccatttatataattattaaatctttatatccatataacttatatatagcaaaaatatacatatttattacaaatatatatgtaaaatcaTAAATTACAACTaaacattacatatatatttcatcatttttataggTAGGTTCCCCCCAAAAAAATCCATCCATCATAACATGTCATACACCAACCAATAGATCATTATGCGAATGTGACCTATATATGCCagattatgataattatccacaaatgaaaaaagtaaTACAACAATTTGAGGATCGTACATCACAAAGGTTTCACGAATACGACGATCGTATGGTCGAAAAACGAAAGcaatataaagataaatgtGACAAagaaattcaaaaaattattttaaaagataaattagaaaaaCAAATGGCAGAACAGTTAACCACATTACAAACTGATATACAAAGTGACGCTCTTCCCACATGTATTTGCGAAAGGTCGATAGCAGATAAAGTGGAAAAAAATTGTATGAAATGTACACAAAATTTGGGAGGTATTGTTGCACCCTCTTCAGGAGTATTAGCAGGAATTGCTGAAGGTGCGCTATATGCGTGGAAACCTACGGCACTTAAGGTTGCTATTGACAAAGCTATAGCTGCGGGTGCTGCTATGGGTAAAGCCGCTGGTGATGCTGCAGGTGCGACTGAAGTAATTAAGTTAATGAAAacaacattttatataaacgAATTAAATGGTAAGTTATTGGAATCGGTTTTTACTGCACAGAATTATACTAATTTTCCAAACCTTCCTCATGTTATTTATAAGCAATATAAGACGACCTGTGATTTGTTCGCCATTAACACTAGTAGTGATCCTATATGTAAAATTTCTAAgacatttaattttattgcAGAGTCTGGTCAAGCACCAGTTTCAGAGGAGGCTGTTATAGAAGCAAAGGTAACCGAAATTTTTACAAAAGCTACAGACGTTGCTGCTACTGAAACCACAAATGTTACTACTACACAAACAACAATACTTGAAACAGCAAAGAAAGGCGCTATAGAAACTACTTGTATGGGTTACCATACTACTATTATTGTTTCTATTATTGCAATATTAGTTATAGTTTTGGTtatggtgataatatatttaattttgcGATAtagacgaaaaaaaaaaatgaagaaaaaactgcattatataaaattactaaaagaataaaaatatggattcatgatattaaatttaatttaatgttatgtatattttagaTTTAAGGTACCAGTATATTAcgataattaaatttttataaatttatatttttttttcttacaattatattttgtttattgttATGTcgttattaaattatttaatttagatttctttatttttttttagtgaaatgaatgtaaattatatattttttttaatcaagaatctacattaatatatatatttatttattataaactaTTTAAGAACACCccgtgatatatatattttaaattatttatataatataatataatatataatggaatatatcatataatataatttatttttaatagacataaaaagaaaagtaaaATGGTAattgatattatttttgtttttttttatttcaaaatattatatattaaacaaattattgtaattataatttataattatagagtacatatttttaatatatatataattaaagtatttaataaaaattaaaaattactGTACGTATTAGAGAATAAATAATCTTAAAaactaataataaataaaaaaaaaaaaaataaaaaataactttttaaataaataatgaataaataGGATCCTtacaaattaatatatatatatgaaatacataaaaaCTATTGTTttaaatagtaataaaaagTATGGTATATGAAACTGTATTGTATGAATACACTAAACGGCTCGTTAAGATTATCAATCAAAATATAactattcttttaataattttatatattggagttttttctttattttttgttttcttctataacgtaaaattaaataaataattagaACTATTGCTACTATAATCATTATTGCAATACTGGAGGCAACAAAAGGATTAGTTAAAAATGTTGTTGGAGTTGTTGCCGTAGCCCATGTATCATTTGCAGTGTCTACACCTTGATTTACAGCATATGCTATTCTTGCGGGTAAATTTTGTTCGAATGATCTTTCAATTCCACCACATAAAATTTTATCTCCCATATCAGGACATTTGCATGCATTATTAATTGCCTCCTGAAGAGGAATAACGAGATTCATAGGTTTACCATAAATTGATGGAGTAACAAATTGTGAAATTTTTGCACCAAATAACTGAGACATACCACCAATTCTATTTAATACATCAATAGTTTCTGAAATGAAAGTTTTCATAGTAGCTGATTGTGCTGCAGCATATACGGCAATTCCACCTATCAAACTTAATTCAGGTACCGCCGTACCCAATATTCTTCCGCATTTCACACATGTTTTTTCCACCTTATCTGCTACTGATTTTTCGCAAATACATGTGAGTATGTCATTGGTGTCTATCTTTGTTTCCAATGCTGAAAACCTTTCTGTTAATTCCTTTTCGATTTtgtcttttaaaataatttgttGAATTTCTTTGTCACATTGTTCTTTACATTGGTTTTTTTTAACTTGCATACGTTCATTGTATTCTTCAAAACGTTGTGCGGTACGATCATTAAATTCTTTTATCACATCTTTCATTTCTTGGTCGTTTTCATAATTAGATTGTGCGTACAATTTAGATTCGCATAATGATCTATGtgattttattgtttttgtaTTTGATGTATGATATGTGCTGTTGTTATGATTCCTTTGATTATTTAc contains:
- a CDS encoding rifin produces the protein MKIHDINILLFALPLNILVGSPQKNPSIITCHTPTNRSLCECDLYMPDYDNYPQMKKVIQQFEDRTSQRFHEYDDRMVEKRKQYKDKCDKEIQKIILKDKLEKQMAEQLTTLQTDIQSDALPTCICERSIADKVEKNCMKCTQNLGGIVAPSSGVLAGIAEGALYAWKPTALKVAIDKAIAAGAAMGKAAGDAAGATEVIKLMKTTFYINELNGKLLESVFTAQNYTNFPNLPHVIYKQYKTTCDLFAINTSSDPICKISKTFNFIAESGQAPVSEEAVIEAKVTEIFTKATDVAATETTNVTTTQTTILETAKKGAIETTCMGYHTTIIVSIIAILVIVLVMVIIYLILRYRRKKKMKKKLHYIKLLKE
- a CDS encoding rifin; the protein is MKIHYINILLFALPLNILVNNQRNHNNSTYHTSNTKTIKSHRSLCESKLYAQSNYENDQEMKDVIKEFNDRTAQRFEEYNERMQVKKNQCKEQCDKEIQQIILKDKIEKELTERFSALETKIDTNDILTCICEKSVADKVEKTCVKCGRILGTAVPELSLIGGIAVYAAAQSATMKTFISETIDVLNRIGGMSQLFGAKISQFVTPSIYGKPMNLVIPLQEAINNACKCPDMGDKILCGGIERSFEQNLPARIAYAVNQGVDTANDTWATATTPTTFLTNPFVASSIAIMIIVAIVLIIYLILRYRRKQKIKKKLQYIKLLKE